ATATTAATCCAACATGACCTTGAAAAAAGAAAACACCATTTGTATTTGTATTTATATCTAAGAGATTTTCTCCAATTTTAACTTTAACTTGAGCATCATTAATCGGTTCTCCAAAATTATTTATAACTTTGCCGTAAATTGATATTTTATTATCAGTCATATTTAAAACTAAACTTTGCGGAGGGTTAAAAATATAATCAACAAAAAAATTATCTCCAACTAATGATGTATACCCATCTTTTTTTACAGTAATTCTATATTTATTTTCAGGTAACTCTATAGAGAATTCTCCATTAATATCACTTTTTATACATTTAACTTGGTTAGAACTATTAAAAAAGCATACAGTGGCATCTCCTAATCTAAACTCTTTATCAGTAACAAATCCAGAAATAGTAATAGTTTTATTTTGTGCTAAAATATTAAGTGAAATTACAAAGATAAAACACAGAAAAAGTCTAAATCTCATAGAACCTCCGTTGTATTAATGTTATATTTAATTATATCACTTTTTTGATTTTATATGCTATAATTATTAATAAAAATAAATTTTTTATAGAAGGTGATTTTAGTTGGTAGATGATATAATAAACGAAAGAGAAAAAGCAAAGTTACACTTCTTAAAAACTCAAACAGAAAAGCTAATTTATTTAGGGGAATTTAAAGAAAATGTTTTAGCAGCTCTGGAAAAACAAGAGATTGAAAGAAATTTAATTCATAATGAAATAAAAGAAGC
This sequence is a window from Cetobacterium somerae ATCC BAA-474. Protein-coding genes within it:
- a CDS encoding carboxypeptidase-like regulatory domain-containing protein — encoded protein: MRFRLFLCFIFVISLNILAQNKTITISGFVTDKEFRLGDATVCFFNSSNQVKCIKSDINGEFSIELPENKYRITVKKDGYTSLVGDNFFVDYIFNPPQSLVLNMTDNKISIYGKVINNFGEPINDAQVKVKIGENLLDINTNTNGVFFFQGHVGLISIFAQKPGFYGNGVSMLIQNEKFINDISIVLEAKTFYISGALVQGNNYLKEVELELINGSNNKIIATLKTSKDGLFEFRDILNYENAYFRVPSLGYQSAPFTINKDLRQFNIFVN